AAAAGTGGACCATGCCGATTAGGAACTGGCCGTTGGCAGTCCATCAATTTGCTATTCGATTCGGCCAAAGAGTACCGAAGATATGAAAAACCAATTTAACTGTTTACACAAAAATCATGACAGGGCCCGGGATAGGTTTCTTTAGCCTACCAGTGGCCAATCCGCCGCCCGCTTTTGGGAAAGGATTGGTTCCCGCACTATTGCCTTAGACCTTTATATTCTGATGTTTATTCCCGAATGCCAACGAACTAAATTACATACCCCGAATCGAACGATTTTCGAACCATAAGATTCGCATTTCCACGCAAACGCCCGAAATCAATCACTTGACCGATTTGGATTTGAACTCATCTGCCAGTATTTCATTAGTCTCTTCAACACTAAATTCATTGGCGTCAAATTCGCCGCCTATCCATTCGAGCATCGTTTCATGCTCTTCGTGACCGAGATCGCCAATGGCCTCGAGGAAATTCTCATAACCGTAAGTACCACCGCAGTCTTCCGGCGGACATGCCCGCTCCCCTCCCATGCAGATTGGGTAAGTAATTTCAGGTTCCGGGTCCGAAATCTTCTCAACGAGCAAACGATGTCCCCAACCGTCCCCAAAATCATAAGTATACGAAAACTGCTGCTTGGGTTCTTTTATCATTCGACTCAGCTTAGCCTTGCGGTCATCTACGACATCAACGTTATCAAACTCAGGATCAGGAACAGCATACACTACACCCTTGTATCTGAATTCATGCAAATGATAGTTTTCCCATCCCATTACGGTTTGTATAATCTTATGAAGCTTTGCCAGAGTGACATTCCCCGAAACCGCAACGCGCCTCCAAATCAATGGCTTTATATCAAGAAGCGATATTTTTATTTGATATATCTTGTCAGACATTTGAGATCCTCCATTCAAAAGAGCCGCAATATTGCCATGCTAAATTCGAACCCGTTGGTTCGAAACAATACCCCCGGCAGGACTCGAACCTGCTGCACTCGGTTTAGGAAACCGATGCTCTATCCTGATGAGCTACGGGGGCATTAACCAAATAATATATAATAATCCGGCCAAACTCAAGAACGATTTATCCAAATCATCATCGTTTCAAATTTAATTAGACATTACGACAGATCGAGAGTTGTCGCTACAAGTAATTTGAAGCCTATTGGGATTTATCGCTACGGACTATTCACTCGCGTAATCAACAAGGGCGCAGATGTCATACTGAGATAATTTGCTCCGGCCGTTGAGAAATGACAATTCGATGACGATGCCAATCACGGTTACCTCTCCCCCGAGCTCCTCGACCATCCTGCAGGATGACTCAAGCGTTCCGCCGGTTGCGAGCAGGTCATCGATGACGGCGACTCTGTCGCCGGGATTGACGGCGTCTTTATGCATCTCGAGCGTATCGGTACCGTATTCGAGTTCATAAGAAGCTGAAACGGTATCAAATGGGAGTTTGCCTTTTTTGCGAATAATAGACAGCGGAATATTCATGCGGTCTGCCAGCGCCCCGCCGAATAAAAAGCCGCGCGAATCGATAGCGGCAATACGATTAATATTTTTATCGCGAAGATATTTTTCAAATTCATCAAGCGATTGTTTAAACGCTTCCGGATTGGATAACAGTGTAGTTATATCCCGAAAAATTATCCCCGGTTTGGGGAAATCGGGAATGGAACGGATGGCGTTTTTCAAATCCATGATTATATCCTTATCTCATTCCAAATTTGTCAAAGTGTTCATCGGTTTGAATCTCTTCCAGTTGCACATCGGATACCGAAGCGTAGCCGGGGCCGACGCGGACGGCTTTGACCAGTTCATCGATCATGCCCTTTTCGCCCTGGGCGATTATTTCAACCTGTCCGGTGGGAAGATTTTTGGCGTATCCTGTCAATCCCAGAGCGGCCGCCTGTTTATAAGTGAAGTACCTGAAGCTGACGCCCTGCACCAAACCGCTGACAATTATTTTGACGCTACTTTTGGCCACTACGGACCAGCCTTATCGCTTCTTCGACCGCCTCGACCGGAGTTGATTTGGTAATTACTTCGGGAAGAATATCCCAATTCACCAGCGACACTAACGGTTTTTTTTGTTTGAGAGCAAAACACATTTCGATAATCGTGCCATAGCGGCCATGCAGGGATATCAGAGCATCGGCGGTCTGGACGACAATTACGTTGCGAGCCTCGCCGATACCGGTCGGAATTACGATGTCGCAGTACGGATTGGCTTTGGTTTTATCGGCCCCCGGAACGATCCCGATAACGGTGCCGCCTGCTTCTTTGGCTCCGCGAGATGCCGCTTCCATGACGCCTTTGAGACCTCCGGTGACAAGAATCGCGCCGGCTTTGGCGATTTCCTGCCCAACCCCATAGGACTGCTCTCGCAATTTTTTAGCACATTTTCCAGCCCCGATAACACCAATGATGATTTTATTCGCGTCAGCCATAATTCCCCGTTTCTTGCGATGAAAACTATTGTAAAAAAATCGGGGCGACTGGATTTGAACCAGCGACTTCTTAGTCCCGAACCAAGCGCGCTACCATCTGCGCTACGCCCCGATTAGAAGATTCCAAAATAGAATAAATTACTTTTTTGTCAAGTACTGATTTTATCGACTTTTACCGGGGAAGCTTGAAACCGTTTTCAGTCAAAGAGCTCAATGCTTTATTATCGGTAAAATGGAAATGTATCGGAGTAATAGATACTTCGCCAGACTCAATGGCGTAAATATCGGTGCCCGGAACCATCTTCCAGATGGGGCTTCCGGCAATCCAATAATAGTCCCAGCCGCGCGGGTCTTTTCGTTTTTCGATAATATCATCATATTCCCGACTGCCCAGACTGGTGAAACGATATTTTTTGAATCCGTCTTTGACTTTGCCCGGGAAGTTGATATTTAAAATTGTTTTCGGGGAAAGATTCATTTTGGGGTATCCTTTAACCAGCCGTCGAATAAAGCGGGCCACGCTTTTGAAATCGGCGTTTTTGCTGTTGACCATGGAAGCGGCAATCGAGTGAATACCCAGTTGAGAGCCTTCAATGGCGGCGGCAACCGTCCCTGAATACATGACGTCCTCGCCCATGTTGGGCCCGTGATTGATTCCGGATATGACCATTTCCGGCTTTTTGTGATTCAGTATATTTAATACGGCTAACAAGACTGAATCCGTCGGAGTGCCGTCGCAGGAATAACAATCATCGGCGAATTTATGTATGCGTAAAGGATGAGACAGCGTCAATGAATGACCGGTGGCCGACTGTTCTCTATCGGGAGCGAAAAGTAAAACCTCATGATATTTTTTCAATTCCTGAAAGAGAACGTTAATTCCTTCCGCATGAACACCGTCATCATTGGTAAGTAAAATTCGCATAAAATCCTCTTTGTCAGTACCAGATTCTTTTCCAGATCTGGCGTATGAATCGAGTCGTATCCTTAAATGGATTTATAAATGAATGCGAGCCCTCATAGACCGTATCAATCGCGACTTCACCGGCGGTAAAGCCCAAATATCCGCTCTGAAAAAGCATTTCGCTTTCGGTATCGTATCGTGAGCTGGTTAAACATAACTTTTTCAAAACCGGCGTTTTTATTAATCGATAACCCGATTGGGAATCTCGAATTCGAGTCGAACCGAATATGGAAATAATTATCGAAGTCAGATTATTTGTCAACAAGCGATCGAAAGGCATCAGGCGGGGATGAATATCACGGGTGCCGATTAAAATATCGGCGTTATTATACGCCTCGAGAAAAGCCGGTAAATGTTCGGGACGGTGCTGCAGGTCGGAGTCGATGGTTATGACGGCATCGTATCCGTTATTGACAGCAAATTCAAATCCTTTCTTGAGAGCGACTCCCTTGCCTCTATTTTCCGGGAAAGTAATTTCATGGCA
This portion of the Candidatus Zixiibacteriota bacterium genome encodes:
- a CDS encoding plasmid pRiA4b ORF-3 family protein, with product MSDKIYQIKISLLDIKPLIWRRVAVSGNVTLAKLHKIIQTVMGWENYHLHEFRYKGVVYAVPDPEFDNVDVVDDRKAKLSRMIKEPKQQFSYTYDFGDGWGHRLLVEKISDPEPEITYPICMGGERACPPEDCGGTYGYENFLEAIGDLGHEEHETMLEWIGGEFDANEFSVEETNEILADEFKSKSVK
- a CDS encoding adenine phosphoribosyltransferase, yielding MDLKNAIRSIPDFPKPGIIFRDITTLLSNPEAFKQSLDEFEKYLRDKNINRIAAIDSRGFLFGGALADRMNIPLSIIRKKGKLPFDTVSASYELEYGTDTLEMHKDAVNPGDRVAVIDDLLATGGTLESSCRMVEELGGEVTVIGIVIELSFLNGRSKLSQYDICALVDYASE
- a CDS encoding acylphosphatase, producing the protein MAKSSVKIIVSGLVQGVSFRYFTYKQAAALGLTGYAKNLPTGQVEIIAQGEKGMIDELVKAVRVGPGYASVSDVQLEEIQTDEHFDKFGMR
- a CDS encoding TIGR00725 family protein; its protein translation is MADANKIIIGVIGAGKCAKKLREQSYGVGQEIAKAGAILVTGGLKGVMEAASRGAKEAGGTVIGIVPGADKTKANPYCDIVIPTGIGEARNVIVVQTADALISLHGRYGTIIEMCFALKQKKPLVSLVNWDILPEVITKSTPVEAVEEAIRLVRSGQK
- the surE gene encoding 5'/3'-nucleotidase SurE is translated as MRILLTNDDGVHAEGINVLFQELKKYHEVLLFAPDREQSATGHSLTLSHPLRIHKFADDCYSCDGTPTDSVLLAVLNILNHKKPEMVISGINHGPNMGEDVMYSGTVAAAIEGSQLGIHSIAASMVNSKNADFKSVARFIRRLVKGYPKMNLSPKTILNINFPGKVKDGFKKYRFTSLGSREYDDIIEKRKDPRGWDYYWIAGSPIWKMVPGTDIYAIESGEVSITPIHFHFTDNKALSSLTENGFKLPR
- a CDS encoding glycosyltransferase family 2 protein, producing the protein MKPKILLLIPAYNASKYILELMERVSPYFEDDNILIINDGSIDTTQDEIDKLDCHEITFPENRGKGVALKKGFEFAVNNGYDAVITIDSDLQHRPEHLPAFLEAYNNADILIGTRDIHPRLMPFDRLLTNNLTSIIISIFGSTRIRDSQSGYRLIKTPVLKKLCLTSSRYDTESEMLFQSGYLGFTAGEVAIDTVYEGSHSFINPFKDTTRFIRQIWKRIWY